From Nerophis lumbriciformis linkage group LG11, RoL_Nlum_v2.1, whole genome shotgun sequence, one genomic window encodes:
- the faap100 gene encoding Fanconi anemia core complex-associated protein 100 isoform X1, which yields MEGRCVVETLAEFGYLSQSCILKVGSSLRNIVFLSTGDDEVYVFNSQDRNLTAIVHFPAPVSDLTVDDDKQILYVACWKGVYGVSLSPLLCRVQSSEASSCPSHVKVSGEHFVIREEGVSALLLVNSALLNVTRKDPSWLLTLYKIAEESIFSSYEMFASFKIPVVSNTVPHSTEECRRPLLLCVHSANTAAPSSGLSSGHVYLEVVLFKLLFGIDAALTKSPVIFCGLPDGRLCFVPQRVPGCQLRVLHSLEQLVVFVGASAGCLVAVGEQGRVVLITSQQGRPEEGGFRAAFTQVCVPGPVVCACLDGQSLYYSTGSDLLVLDLPLRSTEGSKPVKGEAKSSNKQAGAFQNPTSLNVCRVSTLVQHASDNADKAQLLGLSFRGQLQRISLPVRGQDAASSNLPSIHVGRSIRDVLAAIGDIYERSSVLKAAIKSKNQTMLQLNQVLNISFLLNGGADCQEKPIRCHATTSWSTMLQKDSLNLKCILENGSCYDLEQGWTLNITVSPLCRSQGGEGCSSHFSFPFHNLPPRGKVDFSLPLASAGESSYPITLFCSLTFPFSVLLREEAVSGLPDGGLISLPLNTLTVDWLHALQVKSPADAASQHCNIDTIQAFLKSRLSGEGGGDAGNVQHSASIKVSSELLRDTLMLRPPSNVGLSLLQWLLCERHKGVKVQGDKVVLNNSVVCARAPNGHIIKLTAKEESAGTEEESLAIVEVKVESSSMAAVCGMHHAVLHRIQSLLQRAPEKSSTVQMQSLCVRQALLRAETLLQQVQQSRISSSFSGGVSTAQVTSSLLSAYQELRDNPLFII from the exons ATGGAAGGAAGGTGTGTGGTGGAGACGCTGGCAGAGTTTGGTTATTTATCACAGTCGTGTATTCTGAAAGTGGGGTCCTCACTGCGGAATATTGTGTTTCTCAGTACCGGAGACGACGAAGTGTATGTCTTTAACTCCCAGGACAGAAATCTGACG GCAATTGTCCACTTTCCGGCTCCTGTAAGTGACTTGACTGTGGATGATGACAAGCAGATCCTCTATGTGGCCTGCTGGAAGGGAGTGTATGGTGTCTCTTTATCACCTTTGCTGTGCAG GGTTCAAAGCTCTGAAGCGTCCTCATGTCCATCTCATGTTAAAGTATCTGGTGAGCATTTTGTTATCAGGGAGGAAGGAGTATCAGCCCTACTTTTGGTCAACTCTGCGCTCTTGAACGTTACCCGCAAAGACCCATCCTGGCTGTTGACACTGTACAAAATAGCAGAGGAGTCAATATTCAGCAGCTATGAAATGTTTGCATCATTCAAAATTCCTGTGGTATCTAACACGGTACCTCACAGCACAGAAGAGTGCAGACGCCCATTGTTGCTTTGTGTCCACTCTGCTAACACCGCTGCACCATCAAGTGGTCTGTCGAGCGGTCACGTCTACCTTGAAGTGGTCCTCTTTAAACTCCTATTCGGGATCGACGCAGCCCTCACCAAGTCTCCGGTTATCTTTTGTGGTCTGCCTGATGGCCGCCTGTGTTTCGTACCTCAGCGAGTCCCTGGATGTCAGCTCAGAGTCCTGCACAGCCTGGAGCAGCTGGTTGTGTTTGTCGGGGCGTCTGCAGGATGTCTGGTGGCGGTGGGGGAGCAAGGCAGAGTGGTGCTGATCACATCCCAGCAAGGACGACCAGAAGAAGGAGGCTTTAGAGCTGCTTTTACTCAAGTGTGTGTCCCTGGGCCTGTGGTGTGTGCCTGCCTGGATGGACAGTCCCTTTACTACAGCACTGGGTCCGACCTGCTGGTGCTGGATCTACCACTGAGATCCACTGAAGGATCAAAGCCAGTCAAAGGGGAGGCGAAATCCAGTAATAAGCAAGCTGGTGCCTTTCAGAACCCCACCAGTTTAAATGTGTGTCGGGTCAGCACCTTGGTGCAACATGCAAGCGACAATGCAG ACAAAGCTCAGCTGCTGGGGCTGTCGTTTAGGGGACAGCTCCAGAGGATTAGTTTACCTGTGAGGGGACAGGACGCAGCATCGTCCAATCTTCCCTCAATACATGTTGGCCGCAGCATCAGAGATGTCCTGGCGGCTATAGGAGACATTTATGAAAG ATCATCTGTGTTAAAAGCTGCAATCAAATCTAAGAACCAAACCATGCTGCAACTGAATCAGGTGCTCAACATCAGCTTCTTATTGAACGGCGGAGCAGATTGCCAGGAGAAACCCATTCGTTGTCACGCCACCACAAGTTGGAGCACGATGCTTCAGAAAGACTCCCTGAACTTGAAGTGCATCCTAGAGAATGGAAGTTGTTATGATCTTGAGCAAGGATGGACTCTAAACATCACTGTGTCGCCTTTGTGTCGCTCCCAAGGAGGCGAAGGCTGCTCCTCCCATTTTTCATTCCCATTTCATAATCTCCCCCCGAGGGGGAAAGTGGACTTTTCCCTGCCGTTAGCTTCTGCAGGAGAGTCCTCTTACCCCATAACGCTTTTTTGCTCGCTCACCTTCCCCTTCTCGGTTCTCCTCAGAGAAGAAGCAGTCTCAGGCCTGCCTGATGGCGGTCTTATCAGTTTGCCGTTGAACACGTTGACTGTGGATTGGTTGCACGCCCTGCAGGTGAAGAGTCCTGCAGACGCTGCGTCTCAACATTGCAACATTGACACCATTCAAGCTTTTCTGAAATCACGCCTCAGTGGAGAAGGAGGAGGGGATGCGGGCAACGTGCAGCACTCAGCAAGCATCAAGGTGTCATCAGAGTTACTAAGGGACACGTTGATGCTGAGACCACCCTCAAATGTGGGCTTGTCCCTGCTGCAATGGCTCCTGTGTGAACGTCACAAAGGGGTAAAGGTGCAAGGAGACAAGGTGGTCCTCAACAACTCGGTGGTCTGTGCTCGAGCCCCAAATGGACATATCATAAAGCTGACAGCAAAAGAG GAGAGCGCGGGGACGGAGGAGGAGTCTCTGGCAATTGTAGAGGTTAAAGTTGAGAGCTCCTCCATGGCAGCTGTGTGTGGAATGCATCATGCCGTCCTGCACAGAATACAG AGTTTGTTGCAGAGAGCCCCTGAAAAGTCTTCCACTGTCCAGATGCAGAGTTTGTGCGTGAGACAAGCACTACTGCGGGCTGAG ACACTGTTGCAGCAGGTCCAGCAAAGTCGAATCTCGAGCAGCTTCAGTGGGGGCGTGTCCACAGCCCAGGTGACATCATCTCTTCTCAGTGCTTATCAAGAACTCAGAGACAATcctctatttattatttaa
- the faap100 gene encoding Fanconi anemia core complex-associated protein 100 isoform X2: protein MEGSTGDDEVYVFNSQDRNLTAIVHFPAPVSDLTVDDDKQILYVACWKGVYGVSLSPLLCRVQSSEASSCPSHVKVSGEHFVIREEGVSALLLVNSALLNVTRKDPSWLLTLYKIAEESIFSSYEMFASFKIPVVSNTVPHSTEECRRPLLLCVHSANTAAPSSGLSSGHVYLEVVLFKLLFGIDAALTKSPVIFCGLPDGRLCFVPQRVPGCQLRVLHSLEQLVVFVGASAGCLVAVGEQGRVVLITSQQGRPEEGGFRAAFTQVCVPGPVVCACLDGQSLYYSTGSDLLVLDLPLRSTEGSKPVKGEAKSSNKQAGAFQNPTSLNVCRVSTLVQHASDNADKAQLLGLSFRGQLQRISLPVRGQDAASSNLPSIHVGRSIRDVLAAIGDIYERSSVLKAAIKSKNQTMLQLNQVLNISFLLNGGADCQEKPIRCHATTSWSTMLQKDSLNLKCILENGSCYDLEQGWTLNITVSPLCRSQGGEGCSSHFSFPFHNLPPRGKVDFSLPLASAGESSYPITLFCSLTFPFSVLLREEAVSGLPDGGLISLPLNTLTVDWLHALQVKSPADAASQHCNIDTIQAFLKSRLSGEGGGDAGNVQHSASIKVSSELLRDTLMLRPPSNVGLSLLQWLLCERHKGVKVQGDKVVLNNSVVCARAPNGHIIKLTAKEESAGTEEESLAIVEVKVESSSMAAVCGMHHAVLHRIQSLLQRAPEKSSTVQMQSLCVRQALLRAETLLQQVQQSRISSSFSGGVSTAQVTSSLLSAYQELRDNPLFII, encoded by the exons ATGGAAGGAAG TACCGGAGACGACGAAGTGTATGTCTTTAACTCCCAGGACAGAAATCTGACG GCAATTGTCCACTTTCCGGCTCCTGTAAGTGACTTGACTGTGGATGATGACAAGCAGATCCTCTATGTGGCCTGCTGGAAGGGAGTGTATGGTGTCTCTTTATCACCTTTGCTGTGCAG GGTTCAAAGCTCTGAAGCGTCCTCATGTCCATCTCATGTTAAAGTATCTGGTGAGCATTTTGTTATCAGGGAGGAAGGAGTATCAGCCCTACTTTTGGTCAACTCTGCGCTCTTGAACGTTACCCGCAAAGACCCATCCTGGCTGTTGACACTGTACAAAATAGCAGAGGAGTCAATATTCAGCAGCTATGAAATGTTTGCATCATTCAAAATTCCTGTGGTATCTAACACGGTACCTCACAGCACAGAAGAGTGCAGACGCCCATTGTTGCTTTGTGTCCACTCTGCTAACACCGCTGCACCATCAAGTGGTCTGTCGAGCGGTCACGTCTACCTTGAAGTGGTCCTCTTTAAACTCCTATTCGGGATCGACGCAGCCCTCACCAAGTCTCCGGTTATCTTTTGTGGTCTGCCTGATGGCCGCCTGTGTTTCGTACCTCAGCGAGTCCCTGGATGTCAGCTCAGAGTCCTGCACAGCCTGGAGCAGCTGGTTGTGTTTGTCGGGGCGTCTGCAGGATGTCTGGTGGCGGTGGGGGAGCAAGGCAGAGTGGTGCTGATCACATCCCAGCAAGGACGACCAGAAGAAGGAGGCTTTAGAGCTGCTTTTACTCAAGTGTGTGTCCCTGGGCCTGTGGTGTGTGCCTGCCTGGATGGACAGTCCCTTTACTACAGCACTGGGTCCGACCTGCTGGTGCTGGATCTACCACTGAGATCCACTGAAGGATCAAAGCCAGTCAAAGGGGAGGCGAAATCCAGTAATAAGCAAGCTGGTGCCTTTCAGAACCCCACCAGTTTAAATGTGTGTCGGGTCAGCACCTTGGTGCAACATGCAAGCGACAATGCAG ACAAAGCTCAGCTGCTGGGGCTGTCGTTTAGGGGACAGCTCCAGAGGATTAGTTTACCTGTGAGGGGACAGGACGCAGCATCGTCCAATCTTCCCTCAATACATGTTGGCCGCAGCATCAGAGATGTCCTGGCGGCTATAGGAGACATTTATGAAAG ATCATCTGTGTTAAAAGCTGCAATCAAATCTAAGAACCAAACCATGCTGCAACTGAATCAGGTGCTCAACATCAGCTTCTTATTGAACGGCGGAGCAGATTGCCAGGAGAAACCCATTCGTTGTCACGCCACCACAAGTTGGAGCACGATGCTTCAGAAAGACTCCCTGAACTTGAAGTGCATCCTAGAGAATGGAAGTTGTTATGATCTTGAGCAAGGATGGACTCTAAACATCACTGTGTCGCCTTTGTGTCGCTCCCAAGGAGGCGAAGGCTGCTCCTCCCATTTTTCATTCCCATTTCATAATCTCCCCCCGAGGGGGAAAGTGGACTTTTCCCTGCCGTTAGCTTCTGCAGGAGAGTCCTCTTACCCCATAACGCTTTTTTGCTCGCTCACCTTCCCCTTCTCGGTTCTCCTCAGAGAAGAAGCAGTCTCAGGCCTGCCTGATGGCGGTCTTATCAGTTTGCCGTTGAACACGTTGACTGTGGATTGGTTGCACGCCCTGCAGGTGAAGAGTCCTGCAGACGCTGCGTCTCAACATTGCAACATTGACACCATTCAAGCTTTTCTGAAATCACGCCTCAGTGGAGAAGGAGGAGGGGATGCGGGCAACGTGCAGCACTCAGCAAGCATCAAGGTGTCATCAGAGTTACTAAGGGACACGTTGATGCTGAGACCACCCTCAAATGTGGGCTTGTCCCTGCTGCAATGGCTCCTGTGTGAACGTCACAAAGGGGTAAAGGTGCAAGGAGACAAGGTGGTCCTCAACAACTCGGTGGTCTGTGCTCGAGCCCCAAATGGACATATCATAAAGCTGACAGCAAAAGAG GAGAGCGCGGGGACGGAGGAGGAGTCTCTGGCAATTGTAGAGGTTAAAGTTGAGAGCTCCTCCATGGCAGCTGTGTGTGGAATGCATCATGCCGTCCTGCACAGAATACAG AGTTTGTTGCAGAGAGCCCCTGAAAAGTCTTCCACTGTCCAGATGCAGAGTTTGTGCGTGAGACAAGCACTACTGCGGGCTGAG ACACTGTTGCAGCAGGTCCAGCAAAGTCGAATCTCGAGCAGCTTCAGTGGGGGCGTGTCCACAGCCCAGGTGACATCATCTCTTCTCAGTGCTTATCAAGAACTCAGAGACAATcctctatttattatttaa
- the birc5a gene encoding baculoviral IAP repeat-containing protein 5a — MKLLNEGDTFKMYLWENRLKTFEGWPFDEDCACTPENMAKAGFIYTPVDNSPDTAMCFFCLKELEGWEPDDDPQKEHKSHSPSCHFLTLKKKVEELSLNEFLKLHQARHKRLISKNCNEAVDRFEVAARLVKAEILKMKMGK; from the exons ATGAAGCTTTTAAACGAAGGCGACACATTTAAGATGTACCTTTGGGAGAATAGGTTAAAAACTTTTGAAGGGTGGCCTTTTGACGAAGACTGCGCTTGCACACCGGAAAAC ATGGCAAAGGCTGGCTTCATTTACACGCCCGTCGACAACAGCCCAGATACTGCCATGTGTTTCTTCTGCCTCAAGGAGTTGGAGGGCTGGGAGCCGGACGATGACCCACA GAAAGAGCACAAATCGCATTCACCCTCGTGTCACTTCTTGACCCTGAAGAAGAAAGTAGAGGAGCTGTCTTTGAACGAGTTCTTGAAGCTCCACCAGGCGAGGCACAAGCGCCTCATC AGCAAAAACTGTAACGAGGCCGTCGACAGGTTTGAGGTGGCTGCAAGATTGGTGAAAGCGGAAATTCTCAAGATGAAAATGGGCAAATAG
- the LOC133610821 gene encoding uncharacterized protein C16orf52 homolog B-like, with amino-acid sequence MDKLTVISGCLFLAAQVFAIASIANPDWISTGESAGSLTVGLVRQCQTIHGRDRTCIPPHMPPEWVTTLFFIILGVLSLTVTCCLLVLSHWRRDVIRYARWIAFTGLVLFCMAALIFPIGFYVSEVGGQPYKLPNNTGVGSSYVLFVLSIFFTIVGLLFAGKVCLPG; translated from the exons ATGGATAAACTGACCGTCATATCAGGATGTCTTTTCCTCGCTGCACAAGTCTTCGCCATCGCCAGCATCGCGAACCCAGACTGGATCAGCACCGGAGAGTCCGCTG GCTCTCTGACTGTAGGTCTGGTCCGACAGTGCCAGACCATTCATGGGCGAGATCGGACCTGCATCCCCCCTCACATGCCCCCAGAGTGGGTCACCACGCTCTTCTTCATCATCCTGGGTGTCCTCTCGCTGACGGTCACCTGCTGTCTGCTGGTCCTGTCCCACTGGCGCCGCGATGTCATCCGATACGCCCGCTGGATCGCCTTTACCGGAC TGGTCCTCTTCTGTATGGCCGCTCTCATTTTCCCGATCGGCTTCTACGTGAGTGAGGTGGGAGGACAGCCGTACAAGCTGCCCAACAATACCGGCGTGGGCTCCTCCTATGTGCTCTTTGTGCTGTCCATCTTTTTCACCATCGTGGGCCTGCTGTTCGCCGGGAAGGTGTGCTTACCCGGCTGA